A genomic region of Christiangramia sp. OXR-203 contains the following coding sequences:
- a CDS encoding ATP-binding protein, giving the protein MENLSLNNIRQSEGLIEKLTPLKNKLEQKLNLKEYKYDTKPLNISNNTLQRFALAAGLTLSDKRRIDEIEEVPISKTGLRIHETTFSKFHLQNTWVSLLKLRYHQFEDLDWESQAFKSRVVNYEMLRGLDHLLRDDNLEEWLNVSANESKASFGEIPELKLNIGSYADDIAATLDLNSRNIPNTQILIAGTTGSGKSNLLAVLMREMRSLTVDTSYPVNFLFFDYKGEFSDPANRAWFSHFEIDDSAILDPIREPLPFSPFKDFSGKTQNEINLYATQLANALCAIDNTRISANMSNRLSEAVIEAYKTTHNRPVTFELILQEYQNLQTEKDRQKDDSIKSVLKQLIRNNLFSDVDSIDLVKDSYIVNMSNFPKDGPLAKAIVYFIISKLNTIYETLPKQAVSDECVEIRHFTIIDEAHYMLDFDNKPLRDLIAVGRNKGLSIILATQNMDAYKSKYFDFYANAQYPLIMKQQSIADAVIKDLFGVSGNEFQEIKEAISSLALGELIIKNPTAVALGMGKKYKKIKTNHLI; this is encoded by the coding sequence ATGGAAAATCTTTCACTAAATAACATAAGGCAAAGCGAAGGTTTAATTGAAAAGCTGACACCACTTAAGAATAAGTTAGAACAAAAGCTAAATCTTAAAGAATATAAATACGATACAAAACCCTTAAATATCAGTAATAATACCCTCCAGCGCTTTGCTTTGGCTGCAGGTCTAACCTTATCTGATAAAAGGAGAATAGACGAAATAGAGGAAGTTCCAATATCTAAAACAGGATTGCGAATACACGAAACCACTTTTTCTAAATTTCATTTACAGAATACCTGGGTTTCCTTATTGAAATTAAGATATCACCAATTTGAAGATTTAGATTGGGAAAGTCAGGCTTTTAAAAGCCGGGTGGTGAACTACGAAATGCTGAGAGGCTTAGATCATCTTTTAAGAGATGATAATTTAGAAGAGTGGTTAAATGTATCAGCCAACGAATCAAAAGCTAGTTTTGGTGAAATTCCTGAATTAAAACTAAACATAGGTTCTTATGCAGATGATATAGCCGCCACGCTTGACTTAAACAGCAGGAATATACCTAATACTCAAATTTTAATTGCAGGTACTACTGGTTCTGGAAAATCGAATTTACTGGCTGTATTAATGCGTGAGATGCGAAGTCTGACTGTAGATACATCCTATCCTGTAAACTTCTTATTCTTTGATTATAAGGGCGAGTTTTCCGATCCGGCAAACAGAGCCTGGTTTTCCCATTTTGAAATAGATGATTCGGCAATATTAGATCCGATTCGGGAGCCATTACCATTTTCTCCCTTTAAGGATTTCAGTGGTAAAACCCAGAATGAAATTAACCTCTATGCTACCCAACTAGCCAATGCACTTTGCGCAATAGATAACACCCGTATAAGTGCAAATATGAGCAACAGACTTTCTGAAGCTGTAATTGAAGCTTATAAAACCACTCATAATAGGCCGGTAACTTTCGAGCTTATTTTGCAAGAATATCAAAATTTGCAAACCGAGAAAGACCGTCAGAAGGATGATAGTATCAAGTCAGTACTTAAGCAGCTGATTAGAAACAATTTGTTTTCAGATGTAGACTCAATAGACCTTGTAAAGGATAGCTATATAGTGAATATGAGCAATTTCCCTAAAGACGGTCCTTTAGCAAAAGCAATTGTTTACTTTATAATTTCCAAGCTGAACACTATTTATGAGACCCTGCCTAAGCAAGCTGTTAGTGATGAATGTGTAGAAATAAGGCACTTTACAATAATTGACGAAGCGCATTATATGCTTGATTTTGACAATAAACCTTTGCGGGACCTTATTGCCGTAGGAAGAAATAAAGGCTTGAGCATTATCCTGGCTACTCAAAATATGGATGCCTATAAATCTAAATATTTCGATTTTTATGCAAATGCTCAGTATCCATTGATTATGAAACAGCAATCGATAGCCGATGCTGTGATTAAGGATTTATTCGGGGTTTCTGGTAATGAGTTCCAGGAAATAAAAGAAGCAATTTCAAGTCTTGCCCTTGGAGAACTAATAATCAAAAACCCGACGGCTGTAGCCTTGGGAATGGGTAAAAAATACAAGAAAATTAAAACTAACCACCTAATATAA
- a CDS encoding AAA family ATPase, with protein sequence MLIKKIKAKNFKTYLNLDLDIATDPDKPIVLIGGANGGGKTTFFDAIYGALYGLNISGKQHFVELLNAGALHEVEKKIELEIHFAGKVLNEDQSYVLHREYMLNSAKKVVEGVRLNMNGTIFSYGSATPPTQRAEQEAQVNKIIKANLPEELSKYFLFDAMEAGNLLKEDRLKRVIKENIENAMGFNKYLSLAKAAEALTQDYTAQSLELEKEKQEYLAIVEEKKAKEEEIKKLDEEHQEAIDYSVSNQEVYDNLKAGLNQESTLKNKINSLESQMDQLQEKEKSYRSDLSDFNGNLETHILLPKLAQAFKNQVSLILKENAENEQSAKEKLSEPFLQEILSKAVNYLSGKGYKLSGVSVAEVAESVLKELKSEKKSSKYDFFESAEIKALEKLVNDPYYNPYPALHKRKAELDLAIKNAQKTQQELEGLKAQVSGKDYSFIQQFEDNEAKIKTLKVELDNQRGELEKLERKIHQYDIPTTEEPDPKFERLKKLQPLFEKIANTLLKSKKEQIQVRMKEDLNANLEAYRDVISKVELSEDLKNLNFKLFHKAGNEIYLSQLNTASTQVVVQVLLKSLHEFGDYDPPVMIDTVMGVLDEKSRSTLLENYFPTLSHQTILLSSDSEIRPESDLPKIEPFISKVFTLERDKELQKTEVTEGYFNYEIAE encoded by the coding sequence ATGCTCATTAAGAAAATCAAAGCCAAAAACTTCAAGACCTATTTGAATTTAGATCTTGATATCGCTACAGATCCTGACAAACCCATAGTGCTCATCGGTGGAGCTAACGGGGGAGGAAAAACAACCTTTTTTGATGCTATTTATGGAGCCTTATATGGATTGAATATCTCCGGGAAACAGCATTTTGTGGAATTATTAAATGCCGGAGCCTTACATGAGGTGGAGAAAAAAATTGAACTGGAAATTCATTTTGCCGGAAAGGTCTTAAATGAGGATCAAAGTTATGTGCTTCACCGTGAGTATATGCTAAATTCTGCAAAGAAAGTGGTAGAGGGTGTAAGACTTAATATGAACGGAACTATTTTCTCCTACGGAAGCGCTACCCCACCCACCCAAAGAGCCGAACAGGAAGCTCAGGTAAATAAGATTATCAAGGCAAACCTTCCGGAGGAATTGAGTAAGTATTTTTTATTCGACGCAATGGAAGCCGGAAACCTTTTAAAGGAAGATCGCTTAAAGCGTGTGATTAAGGAAAATATTGAGAACGCGATGGGCTTCAATAAATACCTTTCTTTAGCCAAAGCTGCGGAAGCTCTTACCCAGGATTATACTGCTCAAAGTCTCGAATTGGAAAAGGAAAAGCAGGAATATCTGGCAATAGTTGAGGAGAAAAAAGCTAAGGAAGAGGAAATAAAAAAATTAGATGAGGAACATCAGGAGGCTATAGATTATTCGGTTTCTAATCAGGAGGTCTACGATAATTTAAAAGCGGGGCTTAACCAGGAGTCTACTCTTAAAAATAAAATCAATAGCCTTGAATCTCAGATGGATCAGCTGCAAGAAAAGGAAAAATCTTACCGAAGCGATTTGAGCGATTTTAACGGGAACCTTGAAACACATATTTTACTTCCTAAACTGGCTCAGGCTTTTAAAAATCAGGTTTCCCTAATCCTTAAGGAGAATGCTGAAAATGAGCAATCGGCCAAAGAAAAACTCTCGGAACCTTTTCTTCAGGAAATCTTATCCAAAGCGGTTAATTATTTAAGTGGTAAAGGTTATAAGCTTTCAGGGGTTTCAGTTGCTGAAGTAGCTGAATCAGTTTTAAAAGAATTGAAATCAGAAAAGAAATCATCAAAATATGACTTTTTTGAATCAGCTGAAATAAAAGCGCTTGAAAAGCTGGTAAACGATCCTTATTACAATCCTTATCCGGCATTACACAAAAGAAAAGCTGAATTGGATTTAGCGATTAAAAATGCTCAAAAAACTCAACAGGAACTTGAAGGCCTAAAGGCGCAGGTCTCTGGTAAAGATTATTCCTTTATACAGCAGTTTGAGGATAATGAAGCTAAGATTAAAACCTTAAAAGTAGAACTTGATAATCAGAGAGGGGAATTAGAAAAACTGGAACGAAAAATTCACCAGTATGATATCCCTACCACCGAAGAGCCAGATCCTAAATTTGAAAGATTAAAAAAGCTGCAGCCTTTATTTGAGAAAATTGCCAATACACTTTTAAAGAGTAAAAAGGAACAGATTCAGGTGCGGATGAAAGAAGATCTTAATGCTAATCTGGAAGCATACAGGGATGTTATAAGTAAAGTCGAACTTTCGGAAGACTTGAAAAACCTAAACTTTAAATTATTCCATAAAGCTGGAAATGAAATTTATCTAAGTCAGTTAAATACGGCATCAACTCAGGTAGTAGTTCAGGTATTATTAAAATCGCTACACGAGTTTGGTGATTATGATCCACCGGTAATGATAGATACTGTAATGGGAGTTCTGGATGAAAAAAGCAGAAGTACTTTACTTGAAAATTACTTCCCAACACTTTCCCATCAAACTATTTTGTTGAGTTCAGATAGCGAAATAAGACCAGAGTCAGATTTGCCAAAAATCGAACCCTTTATTTCAAAAGTCTTTACTCTGGAAAGAGACAAGGAATTACAGAAAACAGAAGTTACAGAGGGATATTTTAATTACGAAATAGCGGAATAA
- a CDS encoding DNA modification system-associated small protein, whose protein sequence is MSKKGLDTLFVHYGIRREDMQVIEALCNEYEVDFDWLQEDILKLYHEKKIRNEDLDEKALKKVLEKALQKI, encoded by the coding sequence ATGAGTAAAAAAGGACTTGATACTTTGTTTGTGCATTACGGCATTCGCCGGGAAGATATGCAGGTAATCGAAGCGCTTTGTAATGAATATGAAGTAGACTTTGACTGGCTTCAGGAAGACATTCTGAAGTTATATCACGAAAAGAAAATCAGGAATGAAGATCTTGACGAAAAAGCCCTAAAAAAAGTATTGGAAAAAGCATTGCAAAAAATTTAG
- a CDS encoding DEAD/DEAH box helicase has translation MIQLKQYQEKAVNRLLEDTYQLLKQPGTRKRMVLKAPTGAGKTVTMSAFLNQLATELPDKLEIHKRKVAFIWFAPNQLHLQSYQALKDYFKELRTIKPIQFEDVTDNCLKPNEVLFLNWQSVNKKNNLYIKENEQEKDLKKFIYQAMLNDTEIICILDEAHYHADGKKAQALLRDLNAKIEIDVSATPTYKSDYGHTIKRQEVIDAEMIKKNVVLNPKLDHHEQQGRSLNQVLLEEALKKREEIAQAYKDQGSDINPLLLIQLPNDNKTESALDKKMIEEVETFLDYKGTTTQNNKLAVWLSNEKTNLEGIEAKDSFTEVLLFKQAIALGWDCPRASVLLIYREINQETFGIQTVGRILRMPEQKHYSNPILNNGYVYTNLSKDLIKIVQEDIDYIVQNKAKRIETYEEIALKSFYVNSKVVRNRLGSDFRKVFYASAETNWNVTLDPSKTGGKGLYHFNREKLIERGIETNIDKIEISVPKDVQIAAEVGVTLVEDKERFAKTQGELDILFRQFCREHVGGFAKVDSTPQMEMALKLFFESYFQIAEFEAVKIILFEYNKPKFVALIDKALEDYQAKLHKKATETSRRVEQNDWEVPEERIYNEYYNPRDTENHALEPFYEQYNASKPEVRFVDFLQTHKEHIEWWYKNGENTKEHFAVPYENRKGLTSGFYVDFVIKLKDGTIALFDTKTLGSEEEFVAKHNAMVDYLDENTSEEQPLIGGIIVPRSSTDYSVWKYCENKIENNHDSTGWTAFEPSAITAKN, from the coding sequence ATGATCCAACTAAAACAATATCAGGAAAAGGCGGTTAATCGCCTCCTGGAAGATACTTACCAGCTACTAAAACAACCCGGCACTCGCAAACGTATGGTTTTAAAGGCTCCCACAGGAGCCGGTAAAACCGTTACGATGTCGGCATTTCTTAATCAATTGGCTACCGAACTACCGGACAAACTAGAAATACACAAAAGAAAGGTAGCCTTTATCTGGTTTGCACCTAACCAGCTGCATTTACAGTCTTACCAGGCGTTAAAAGATTATTTTAAAGAACTGCGTACCATCAAACCTATTCAGTTTGAAGATGTAACAGATAATTGCTTGAAACCTAATGAGGTCTTGTTCCTTAACTGGCAATCGGTTAATAAAAAGAACAATCTCTATATCAAGGAAAATGAGCAGGAAAAAGACCTGAAGAAATTCATTTATCAGGCAATGCTTAATGATACCGAGATCATTTGTATTCTGGATGAAGCTCATTACCACGCCGATGGTAAAAAAGCACAGGCGTTATTGAGGGATTTAAATGCCAAGATCGAAATTGATGTTTCCGCGACTCCCACTTATAAGTCAGATTACGGTCATACCATAAAAAGGCAGGAAGTGATCGATGCCGAGATGATTAAAAAGAATGTGGTTTTAAATCCAAAATTAGATCATCACGAACAACAAGGCAGAAGTTTGAACCAGGTTTTGCTGGAAGAGGCTTTAAAGAAACGGGAGGAAATTGCCCAGGCCTATAAGGACCAGGGGAGTGATATCAACCCATTACTGCTTATTCAGCTTCCAAACGATAATAAGACGGAAAGTGCTTTGGATAAAAAGATGATCGAGGAAGTGGAAACTTTTCTGGATTATAAAGGCACTACTACTCAGAATAATAAACTGGCAGTTTGGTTAAGCAACGAAAAGACCAATCTGGAAGGCATAGAAGCTAAAGACTCTTTTACGGAAGTATTATTATTTAAACAGGCCATTGCCTTAGGCTGGGATTGTCCCCGGGCATCAGTCTTATTGATTTACAGGGAAATTAACCAGGAAACCTTCGGAATTCAGACTGTTGGAAGGATTCTGAGAATGCCAGAGCAAAAGCATTATTCAAATCCTATTTTAAACAATGGCTATGTATATACCAACCTAAGCAAAGATCTTATTAAGATCGTGCAGGAGGATATTGATTATATAGTTCAGAATAAGGCAAAACGCATAGAGACTTATGAAGAGATCGCATTAAAGTCATTTTATGTGAATTCCAAAGTTGTGCGTAACCGTTTAGGTTCAGACTTTAGAAAGGTGTTTTATGCCTCAGCTGAGACTAATTGGAATGTAACCCTCGATCCTTCTAAGACCGGAGGGAAAGGTCTATATCATTTCAATAGAGAAAAATTAATTGAAAGAGGGATTGAGACCAATATCGATAAAATTGAAATCTCTGTTCCCAAGGATGTGCAGATAGCTGCTGAGGTTGGAGTAACCCTTGTCGAAGATAAAGAGCGTTTCGCCAAGACTCAGGGAGAACTGGATATTTTATTCAGGCAATTTTGTCGGGAACACGTAGGTGGTTTTGCAAAGGTAGATTCCACTCCGCAAATGGAAATGGCTTTAAAATTATTCTTTGAATCTTATTTCCAGATCGCGGAATTTGAAGCGGTAAAGATCATTTTGTTTGAATACAATAAACCCAAATTTGTTGCCCTGATTGACAAGGCCTTGGAAGACTATCAAGCTAAACTTCATAAAAAAGCCACTGAAACTTCCAGAAGGGTAGAGCAAAATGATTGGGAGGTGCCTGAAGAACGTATTTATAATGAATATTACAATCCACGCGATACCGAAAATCACGCCCTGGAACCTTTTTATGAACAGTACAATGCCAGTAAACCCGAAGTGCGATTTGTAGATTTTCTCCAAACTCATAAAGAGCATATAGAATGGTGGTACAAGAATGGAGAAAATACCAAGGAACATTTCGCGGTACCCTATGAAAATAGAAAAGGCCTCACCAGCGGGTTTTATGTAGACTTCGTCATTAAGCTTAAAGACGGCACCATAGCTCTGTTTGATACTAAAACCTTGGGATCTGAAGAAGAATTTGTGGCCAAGCACAATGCGATGGTAGACTATCTTGATGAAAATACTTCTGAAGAGCAACCTCTTATCGGAGGAATAATAGTTCCCCGAAGTTCTACTGATTATAGTGTCTGGAAATATTGTGAGAATAAAATCGAAAACAACCACGATTCCACAGGCTGGACCGCTTTTGAACCTTCAGCTATAACCGCCAAAAACTAA
- a CDS encoding site-specific DNA-methyltransferase: MNKKELLDKVKSLEGLSTEEKAYLINLVNTKKKYGLVWEDKQEDVEEQLRTHLPVLKEVKERAIINDTEKEKHPNHILIEGDNLHALTSLTFTHEGEIDLIYIDPPYNTGKKDDFKYNDNYVDKEDAFRHSKWLSFMSKRLEIAKKLLSNDGVIFCSIGDDEIAQLTLLFNEIFTEQNQLGIVARVAKTAGDKGSYFAPSKDYVLAYSKNRQILSAFMDEVNEGLFKKIEKDGPRKGEAYRDDVAFYQSSLDPMRGCTNQRYFIKCPDGSFVIPPGNIFPDRIEDGAKIPPKTGEDKVWRWSQATYEEKKHLLVFKKSKQTPLLNQEGNQAKYNIYTKSYLADRSKKGKSPRDYNDNFINRKGADFIKQYDLDFNYSKPFELVRYLIKITGKPKDIKVLDFFAGSGTTLQAILSLNDSDNGFRNCIISTNNEANICDEVTYPRTKRIINKYVNKKGKEMPFYPKNNLRYYKTDFIERETSLTNKRKLTQLSTELLCIKENCYTEVTSQLESTSWHKFFTNGTGNYVYVIYDDMYIEDGVTHLSRFIENNPEAQIKVYVFANGPYPYTEEFEAIAENIELAALPDAIYKAYQNILPKQNKEFIPELEEESPVEFDQ, from the coding sequence ATGAATAAAAAAGAATTGCTCGATAAAGTAAAAAGCCTGGAAGGTTTGTCTACCGAAGAAAAAGCCTATCTCATCAACCTGGTAAATACCAAAAAGAAATATGGGCTGGTTTGGGAAGATAAGCAGGAAGATGTGGAAGAACAACTGCGCACCCACCTGCCGGTTTTAAAAGAGGTGAAAGAACGAGCCATTATTAATGATACCGAAAAAGAAAAGCATCCCAATCATATTCTTATTGAAGGTGATAATTTACACGCCTTAACTTCCTTAACCTTTACTCACGAAGGAGAGATTGATCTGATCTATATAGACCCTCCATATAATACTGGAAAAAAGGATGACTTTAAATATAATGATAACTATGTAGATAAAGAAGATGCTTTCCGTCACAGCAAGTGGCTCTCTTTTATGAGTAAAAGATTAGAAATAGCAAAAAAGTTATTAAGCAATGACGGGGTTATATTTTGTTCAATTGGAGATGATGAAATAGCTCAACTAACTCTTTTGTTTAATGAAATATTTACAGAGCAAAACCAATTGGGGATAGTTGCAAGAGTAGCAAAAACAGCAGGAGATAAAGGCAGTTACTTTGCTCCCAGTAAGGATTATGTTTTAGCATATTCTAAAAACAGACAAATACTGTCTGCTTTTATGGATGAAGTTAATGAAGGTCTATTTAAAAAAATTGAAAAAGATGGACCTAGAAAAGGAGAAGCATATAGAGATGATGTTGCTTTTTACCAATCTTCGTTAGATCCTATGCGAGGCTGCACGAATCAAAGATATTTTATTAAATGTCCTGATGGCTCATTTGTCATACCACCCGGAAATATTTTTCCGGACAGAATTGAAGATGGAGCAAAAATACCTCCAAAAACTGGTGAAGATAAAGTCTGGAGATGGTCTCAAGCCACATATGAAGAAAAAAAGCACTTGTTAGTTTTTAAGAAATCTAAACAAACTCCTTTATTAAATCAGGAAGGCAACCAAGCTAAATATAATATTTACACGAAAAGTTATTTAGCCGACAGGTCAAAAAAAGGAAAATCACCACGAGATTACAATGACAATTTTATTAATAGGAAAGGAGCTGACTTTATTAAGCAATATGATCTCGATTTTAACTATTCAAAGCCTTTTGAACTTGTAAGATATTTAATTAAAATCACAGGTAAACCAAAAGACATTAAAGTCTTAGACTTTTTTGCCGGAAGCGGCACAACACTTCAAGCAATTCTGTCCCTCAATGATAGTGATAACGGTTTTAGGAATTGTATTATTTCCACGAATAATGAGGCTAATATTTGTGACGAAGTAACCTATCCTAGGACTAAAAGAATAATCAATAAATACGTTAATAAAAAAGGTAAAGAAATGCCTTTCTATCCAAAAAACAATCTTCGTTATTATAAAACCGATTTTATAGAACGCGAAACCAGCCTTACCAATAAACGTAAACTCACGCAACTATCTACCGAGTTGCTTTGTATTAAAGAAAATTGCTATACCGAAGTGACTTCCCAACTGGAAAGCACCAGTTGGCATAAGTTCTTTACTAACGGCACCGGGAATTATGTGTATGTGATCTATGACGATATGTATATTGAAGATGGGGTAACTCATCTAAGCAGGTTTATTGAGAATAATCCCGAAGCCCAAATTAAAGTATACGTCTTTGCCAATGGCCCCTACCCATATACCGAGGAGTTTGAGGCGATTGCTGAAAATATAGAACTAGCCGCCCTGCCAGATGCCATTTATAAGGCCTATCAAAATATTTTACCAAAACAAAACAAGGAGTTCATCCCGGAATTGGAAGAAGAATCCCCCGTTGAATTTGACCAATAA
- a CDS encoding Y-family DNA polymerase has translation MYALIDCNNFYASCERVFNPSLNNKPVVVLSNNDGCVIARSNEAKALNIPMGAPAFHYEKIFNENNVHVFSSNYALYGDMSNRVMNILSNYTPDIEIYSIDEAFLLFDGFSEFFDLEKYSKDIIQKVKISTGIPLSIGIAPTKALAKVANKIAKKFSDRTEGVYVIDTDEKRIKALKWTKIGDVWGIGRQHEKRLLKLNIDDAYKFTQLPDEYVRKDMSIVGLRLKKDLSGLPTLALEEVSTKKNIAVTRAFEKMYSNYNDLRERVSTYAVKAAEKLRRQNSNCALIHVFLLTNPFRMDLPQYRANITLHTPFPTNSSIVLIKTALLGLSKIYKQGYQYKKAGIIVMDLTPENQRQFDLFTSEDPRHQILMKTIDHLNKSENGKIKFGSQDLGRTWKMKRERLSKRYSTRLDEVIIVKA, from the coding sequence ATGTACGCCCTGATAGACTGCAACAACTTTTATGCTTCCTGCGAAAGGGTTTTCAATCCTAGTTTAAATAATAAACCTGTGGTGGTACTTTCGAATAATGATGGATGTGTAATAGCCCGCAGTAATGAAGCAAAGGCTTTAAATATTCCTATGGGTGCACCAGCCTTTCACTATGAAAAGATTTTTAATGAGAACAATGTGCATGTTTTCTCCTCTAATTATGCGCTTTATGGCGATATGAGTAACCGGGTGATGAATATTCTTTCTAACTATACACCCGATATTGAAATTTATTCCATAGATGAAGCATTCCTGTTATTCGACGGGTTTAGTGAATTTTTCGATTTGGAGAAATACAGTAAAGATATTATTCAGAAAGTCAAGATTTCTACCGGAATACCTCTCAGTATTGGAATAGCTCCTACGAAAGCCCTGGCAAAGGTTGCTAATAAAATTGCAAAGAAATTCTCAGACCGCACCGAGGGAGTGTATGTTATAGACACTGATGAAAAAAGGATAAAAGCCCTGAAATGGACTAAAATAGGTGATGTATGGGGAATTGGAAGACAACATGAAAAACGACTGCTAAAATTGAATATTGATGATGCTTATAAATTCACCCAATTACCAGATGAATATGTAAGGAAAGATATGAGTATTGTAGGATTAAGGCTTAAAAAGGATTTATCGGGTCTTCCCACCTTAGCTCTGGAGGAGGTTTCAACCAAAAAAAATATCGCTGTTACCAGGGCTTTTGAGAAAATGTATTCAAATTACAATGATTTAAGAGAAAGAGTATCTACTTATGCCGTTAAAGCAGCTGAAAAACTTCGTCGCCAGAATTCTAACTGTGCTTTAATACATGTTTTTTTACTCACAAATCCATTTCGAATGGATCTGCCACAGTATCGAGCAAATATTACTTTGCATACCCCCTTCCCCACTAATTCCAGTATAGTTTTAATAAAAACTGCCTTGCTTGGACTATCTAAAATCTATAAGCAGGGATATCAATACAAGAAAGCCGGAATTATTGTAATGGACCTTACTCCTGAAAACCAGCGGCAATTTGATTTATTTACCAGCGAAGATCCAAGACATCAGATCTTAATGAAAACCATTGACCACTTAAATAAATCAGAAAACGGAAAAATAAAATTTGGTAGCCAGGATCTTGGCCGCACCTGGAAAATGAAGCGGGAAAGACTTTCTAAGAGATATTCAACCCGGCTTGATGAAGTAATTATTGTGAAAGCTTAA
- a CDS encoding translesion error-prone DNA polymerase V autoproteolytic subunit: protein MIEIFKISLFPISYVRPFIGGITAGFPSPADDHLDSNIDLNIELIKDKDATFFGRVQGDSMTGAGIDHGDLLIINKSLEPRNGKIAVCFIDGEFTVKRIKIEKEIVWLLAENKNYPPIKVGKDNDFLIWGIVTNVIKYF, encoded by the coding sequence ATGATTGAGATATTTAAAATTTCATTATTCCCCATTTCTTATGTTCGCCCTTTTATTGGTGGAATAACTGCCGGATTTCCCTCTCCTGCCGATGATCATTTGGATTCCAATATAGACTTGAATATAGAATTAATTAAAGATAAGGATGCTACCTTTTTTGGAAGAGTTCAGGGTGATTCCATGACCGGAGCCGGCATAGACCATGGAGATCTTCTTATCATAAATAAAAGTTTAGAACCCAGAAATGGAAAGATTGCAGTTTGTTTTATAGATGGAGAGTTTACCGTCAAAAGAATAAAGATAGAAAAGGAAATTGTCTGGCTACTTGCTGAAAACAAAAATTACCCTCCTATTAAGGTAGGTAAGGATAATGATTTTCTTATTTGGGGGATTGTAACCAACGTGATAAAATATTTTTAA